GGTGGGGGGGGGCGACGGCCGCCCCCGGAGAGGGTCCGAGCGGCCCCGCATCCGGCGGGGCCGGCAGGCGGGAAACGGGACAtccggggcggggagggcacGGTGgggccccccacccccccgctcCCCTCGGGGGAATACAaagagctggggctgagccccccccTCCTGCGCCCACGGGGCCACGCGTGGGTGTATGCACCGCcacccccccactccccccgcCGAGCCCCCCAGCCTGGTGCAAAGGGTCTGGCCCGGGGTATGGGGGGCCGTGGGggtcccctccccgccccgggggcGCGCAGCAGCAGCGAGGCTGAGGCCAGGTTACAAACACGCCATTTATCAGCCGCCCCCCCGAGTTTAGGAGCCCCCCCGTGGGGCTCCGGCCGGTCCGGTCCCGGGGGCTGGGGCCGGTCCCGGACAGCGGGGCTGGCTGCCCCGGCTCTCCTGGGGTTGGCCCCGCCGTCCCCGGGCGGCGGGCGGTGAGGGATGGTTAGCGGTCCCGGGAGGTGATTAGCGGTCTCGGGCGGTAATTAGCGCTCCCGGGGGCCGACGGTTCCCGGCACTAATGAGGAGGGGAGGTCTCCGGGGCGGCTCATTTACTGAAGCCTCTGTGCCAAGGGCTGGGGGCAcctcccgccgcctcccccccccccccccgcatccAGCCTGGACCAGCACCCCTGAATTGCGGGGGGCTCTAAAAACTTGGGGGGAGGTCTGCCCGGCTGTTAACCCCTTCCTTGCTGGGTGCATCTCTGGCCAGAACATCATCCCCGGGTTCGGCATGGCATCAAATCGGTGCCCGGTGCGGGGGGCCGtcctgggcgggggggggggggtggggtggacGACACACACAGCAAGGGGGATGGGGTCTGTCACCGGGTCCCTGCCAGTGCCGGCGGGTTGAGGGAGCCACCAAAGCTGAACCGGCTGTGGTGGCCCCGGGCCAAGAACCGGGCTCCGTGCGCGATGCTGCATGTCCAGATCTGGGGGGGGCAAAGAGGGCAGGTTGATGGGCACCCACGGGGGATGCCGTATCCCCCCCGGCCGCCCGTTCCCACGGTGCCGGCCCTACCAGGTAGGCGACGAAGGCCACAtaggcagccagcagcaggccCAGGGGGATGTAGTACCCCAGGCCGCGCAGCGTGGGCAGAAAGTCCACCACGAAGTAGATGTTGATGGCGCAGACCAGCCCCGTGATGAGGGTCATCAGCACCTTCCCCAGGCTGCGGGCAGGGGAGCGGGCATCAGCGCCAGGGCAGAGCCCCCACCCTGTGTGCTACCGGGCACAGCGGTCTGGGGGATCTGGATCTGTAGGTGAGCAAGACCCCAACTGGGACATCTCTGCACCCCACTGCCATACTACACCCCCACGACAGGGCTCTGGGCATGGGCTTTGGCTACCCTCCGAatgcagggctggcagtgccaggaggATGCTGAGGACCCCGGGATGCCGGACGTGGCATTGGGGTGAGGATGGAGAGGGCAGTGACGGGGTCTGTCCCGCTctggctgccctgggcaggTGGGAATGAACGTGCCCCTCCCCAGTGCCCATACACCAACTGGCCCCACCGAGTGGTTTGAGGGGGGGAGGATGGGCCAAAGGGAGGGTGCCTGCAGCCGGGGCACCCCACTCTGCCCCCCCTCTGtgcctcccccctgccctggcactCACAGGCCGTTGGTGAAGTCCTGCATGAGCGGGCGCAGGCTGGTGAAGGTGAGGACGGGCAGGACAGCGAAGggcagctggaaggagagggGGGTGAGGGGGCCACTGCCACCAGCCCGGGGTGTTGGGGGGCAGGCGATGCCCCCCACCTTACCAGGATGCTCTGCAGGACGTTGAGCAGGTCATTCATGCCCGTGAGGTGGCTCACATCCTTGAAGGCGGCCACGAAGACGGTGGGCAGGATGGCGAAGGAGCGGGTGAAGAGCACCCGGGCAAAGCGGGACCAGCGGAGCTGCAGGAAGCCCTGGGAACATGGTGAAACCTGTGCCCTTGCCCCTTGCCGTGCCTGTGGCACCATGCCAGGGCGGCCCCCCCAAACCCTGGTTCAGAGGAACATGGGGGTCATCGCCCCCTCCTCTGTGCCAGGGTGCCGAGCGGGCccttgcagggctgctgggcCCCGCTAGATGTCAGCTCCAGCTCATTAAACAAAGGATCTCATTAGGGAAACACTGCGTGGGGCACCCACAGGGTGCCTCTGGGAGCGGGTGTCacagggggtgggggtggccATGCAGTGACAATGGATGGGCActgtccccatcccacctcCTGGGGACTGGGGACCCTGGTGCCAGCAAGCTGCCACCCACCGGGTGGGCAATGCCCCATGCCCAGCTCCCTGCGGGAATGGGGGGCAATTAACTCTGCCAAGTACCCCTGGGGGGGGTGTGCTGCGCATCAGGGCCTACCCGTGATTCCCCCCGCTCCCAGCTGCTTCCCGTGGGGGCGAGGGCCAGCATCCCCATCCCTCACCTCCATGACAAACTGCCCCGCGTAGGTCCCGGTCATTGTGGAGCTCTGTCCTGCCGCCAGGATCCCGATGGCCCAGATGTACAGTGCCACCGCCCCGAAATAGCAGCCCAGGATGACGCCCTGTGCGGGGACACTCCCATGGGGACCCCAAAGCGTCCCCCACCCTGGGCACCCCCATCAGCTCCCAGCCTGCCAGCGGGCTCGCAGcagtccccagccccaggggtCAATGGGGGGGAGCGCTGTGTCCCCCAAATGGGTACGGATGCCCACTGGGCACAGCCCGGGGCCACTCACGCCCTGGTAGATATCCACAGAGACCGTCTCGTTGTTGTTGGGGAAGATGCTGGCATAGTGGCTGACGCTGCTGTTGACGCACCTGTTGTGCTGCAAGGCATGGCGGGCACGACTGTGATGGCCACCCAGTAGCCCCCACAGACACGGGGAACACACCCCCACACGACACCTCAGGGGACGAGGACACCTGCTCTCCAAGGGATGCTCGCCCTTGCCTGTCTCCACAGCCAGGCACAGCCATCACCTCCCTGCGGGTGCGAGGTGACACTCACCACGTCCTTGTTTCGCTGGCGGTAGAAAGCCTCGCCGAAGACAGCCATGACGAAGAGGTTGATGAGGAAGGAGACGAAGAGAGCCAGGCAGGACTCGGTCAGGAAATACATGTTGGCCTCCCGCACCGCCTCCTTCTTGGTCCGGTCAATCGCCCGCGTCTGGGCACGGCGGGTGACATGGGTGCCACAGGGTCAGGCGAGCACCCCTGTCCCGCAGCCAGGACCAGCTGGTCCCCAGCAAGTGTCCCCTGGACACCCTGGGGTGGCAGTGCCCATGGCAGTGCCTTGGTCTCACCTTGACCAAGGAGGAGTGGAGGAAGATGTTATGGGGCATAATGATGGCGCCAACGATGcccacagcctggagcagctcctctcGCCCGCAGCCCGGGCAGTAGGGCAGGAAAATGCCCTTCAGCACCTCCGCCTGCCCCGGCCTCACCACCACATACTGGGGACAGGTGGGAAGGTGCACTGTGAGCTGCATCCCCCCCCCGCTGCAGCCCAGTGCCAGTGCGGGCACCCCACGGGGGTCCCCTGCCAGTGCCCTGCAGGGAAAGGGGtgtccccagctcccccctTCACCTCGTAGCCAAAGGTCAGGGCCATGATGGTGATGAGGAGGCCGAAGAAAGCCTCCAGTTTGCGGAGCCCTAGAGGGGTCAAGAGATGGGGTGGGACAGAGCAGGGGACACGGGTGCCATATCGGCACCATGGCTGCCCAGGTGAGCGTCTCCTCcatccccccaccccggcaCTCACCGTACTTGtcgaggaagaggaagaagagggtgTCCACGATGGTGATGAGGACCCCACCCCAGAGGGGGATGCTGCAGGATGGCAAGGCGGGGTGTTAGACACATGCCCCTCAGCGGAGCGGGGCATGGGGGAGGCTGGGGTGTCCCCGTGGGGCGGCTCACCGGCCGGCCGAGAGCAGGCTGAAGGCGATGGCTGTCCCGATCACCTCCTGCATGTCAGAGCCGATGATGGCGATCTCGATCATGAGCCAGAGCAGCACGCGGGGCACCTGGAGAGGCCGAGGCCGGGGCACCGTGAGGTGCCAGAGCCCGCAGCGGGGCTTGGCCCTGGGCGAGCTGGCACAGCCTCCAGGGTGGAGacccctgtccctgtccccaggctgcgGCAGGCCACCCAGAGCAGCACGGGGACCCTGGGAGACACCCCCCCGCCTCTCCCACAACACAATCTC
The window above is part of the Gymnogyps californianus isolate 813 chromosome 7, ASM1813914v2, whole genome shotgun sequence genome. Proteins encoded here:
- the SLC11A1 gene encoding natural resistance-associated macrophage protein 1 gives rise to the protein MASLEPGLTGSLNRGQAQSYGTGGSPVPPQHPGTRDQTYLDELISIPKGGGPGFSFRKLWAFTGPGFLMSIAYLDPGNVESDLQCGAVAGFKLLWVLLWATVLGLLCQRLAIRLGVVTGKDLGEICYLYYPKVPRVLLWLMIEIAIIGSDMQEVIGTAIAFSLLSAGRIPLWGGVLITIVDTLFFLFLDKYGLRKLEAFFGLLITIMALTFGYEYVVVRPGQAEVLKGIFLPYCPGCGREELLQAVGIVGAIIMPHNIFLHSSLVKTRAIDRTKKEAVREANMYFLTESCLALFVSFLINLFVMAVFGEAFYRQRNKDVHNRCVNSSVSHYASIFPNNNETVSVDIYQGGVILGCYFGAVALYIWAIGILAAGQSSTMTGTYAGQFVMEGFLQLRWSRFARVLFTRSFAILPTVFVAAFKDVSHLTGMNDLLNVLQSILLPFAVLPVLTFTSLRPLMQDFTNGLLGKVLMTLITGLVCAINIYFVVDFLPTLRGLGYYIPLGLLLAAYVAFVAYLIWTCSIAHGARFLARGHHSRFSFGGSLNPPALAGTRYVLARDAPSKEGVNSRADLPPSF